From one Sphingobacteriales bacterium genomic stretch:
- a CDS encoding sterol desaturase family protein produces MLGFITGLITANASEWYIHKYWLHKRGKNKKSMWSYHWHTHHRKVLEENYEDSDYKQSIFKEFNGQTHEVLSLSVAAAAVAPLLPIAPGFTIAMWLSQYNYYRVHKRSHLDPEWGYKYLPWHYDHHMAPDQDKNWCVTFPLWDYVMGTRFVYKGSEREKIDIERRLRKAAAKGTEYRIYQKKPSEKAQLN; encoded by the coding sequence ATGCTCGGATTTATAACAGGCCTGATAACAGCCAATGCCAGTGAATGGTATATTCATAAATACTGGCTGCACAAAAGAGGAAAAAACAAAAAAAGTATGTGGAGTTATCACTGGCATACCCATCACCGCAAGGTTTTGGAAGAAAACTATGAAGACTCCGACTACAAGCAATCTATCTTTAAAGAGTTTAACGGACAAACACACGAAGTGCTATCTTTAAGTGTGGCTGCCGCAGCGGTAGCTCCTTTATTGCCGATTGCACCCGGATTTACGATTGCCATGTGGCTGTCCCAGTATAATTACTACCGGGTACATAAAAGATCGCACCTGGACCCCGAATGGGGTTATAAATACCTCCCCTGGCATTATGACCATCATATGGCACCGGATCAGGATAAGAACTGGTGTGTCACGTTTCCGCTATGGGATTATGTGATGGGCACCCGTTTTGTGTATAAAGGCAGCGAACGGGAAAAAATCGATATTGAACGAAGATTGCGAAAAGCCGCTGCAAAAGGAACGGAATACAGGATTTATCAGAAGAAACCATCTGAAAAGGCTCAGCTGAACTGA
- a CDS encoding ATP-binding cassette domain-containing protein has protein sequence MSVVVDPFKDTDKKITKERIKNSLRLFEFIKPHKYLFFSGLILLSFSSVTVLAFPYFLPKLADIAQGIPMHILQKKDGTFLINCYTRYDLIRLLFIVLILQSFLSFFRVYIFAQVNERVIFDIRRKLYDKIICLPIDFFEKNRVGELISRISTDIITIQEALSINLAEFFRQIITFVGGVAFIFILSKNLTFFILYTLPILIISAAVFGRMIRNIAYNTQKALAESNVVVEETFHNINIVKAYVNEFFESNRYANKISHVKDLALRSATYRAAFISFLIMGMFGVLVLILYKASGQVEEKLMTVGELLQFITFTIFIAASLAGMGELLGKIISSLGASDRLISILSIEQETTSAEINSKKVNGVVTFKNVHFQYPSRPDMEVLNNISFEINKGEKIALVGASGAGKSTILQLLLRFYHTNNGEILIDGQNIYNFDVQQLRANIALVPQEVLLFGGTIRENLLYGKLDATEEELIYAAKKANAWEFISKFPDGLETIVGERGVKLSGGQRQRIAIARAILKDPAILLLDEATSALDAESEKLVQGALDSLMEGRTTIIIAHRLSTIRNVDKILVLNHGMIVEEGNHQQLSRMEEGLYSNLLKLQYQLN, from the coding sequence ATGAGTGTGGTTGTAGATCCATTTAAAGATACCGATAAGAAAATCACCAAAGAGCGGATAAAAAACAGCTTACGTCTTTTTGAATTTATAAAACCACACAAGTATTTGTTTTTCAGCGGGTTGATCCTTTTGAGCTTCTCCAGTGTCACCGTTTTAGCCTTTCCGTATTTTCTGCCGAAACTTGCCGATATCGCCCAGGGCATTCCCATGCATATACTCCAAAAAAAGGATGGCACCTTTTTGATTAACTGTTATACCCGATATGACCTTATAAGGCTGCTTTTTATAGTGCTTATCCTGCAAAGCTTTTTGTCCTTCTTCAGGGTGTATATCTTTGCGCAGGTCAATGAGCGGGTAATCTTTGATATCCGAAGGAAATTATATGACAAGATTATCTGTCTGCCTATTGATTTTTTTGAAAAAAACAGGGTGGGTGAATTAATCAGCAGAATTTCAACAGACATCATCACCATACAGGAAGCGCTTTCCATCAACCTGGCTGAATTCTTCAGACAGATCATCACCTTTGTAGGGGGAGTCGCCTTTATCTTCATATTATCTAAAAATCTTACCTTTTTTATATTATATACTTTACCCATACTGATAATATCTGCTGCTGTCTTCGGCAGAATGATCCGAAATATCGCATACAATACTCAAAAAGCACTGGCAGAATCCAATGTTGTAGTGGAAGAAACCTTTCACAACATTAACATCGTTAAAGCCTACGTTAATGAATTTTTCGAAAGCAACCGATATGCGAACAAGATCAGCCATGTAAAAGATCTGGCCTTGCGGTCGGCAACCTACCGGGCTGCATTCATCTCCTTCCTGATAATGGGTATGTTCGGTGTGCTGGTCTTGATTTTATATAAAGCCAGCGGACAGGTAGAGGAGAAACTGATGACTGTTGGGGAGTTACTGCAATTTATTACATTCACCATATTCATCGCCGCATCCCTGGCGGGTATGGGTGAATTGCTGGGAAAGATCATTTCCTCCCTAGGGGCATCCGACAGGCTGATCAGTATCTTATCCATAGAGCAGGAAACGACTTCAGCCGAAATAAATTCAAAGAAAGTAAACGGGGTGGTGACTTTTAAGAATGTCCATTTCCAGTATCCTTCCAGACCGGACATGGAGGTATTGAACAACATTTCCTTTGAAATAAATAAAGGTGAAAAGATTGCACTGGTTGGAGCATCCGGCGCAGGAAAATCGACCATACTCCAATTGCTGTTGCGATTTTATCATACCAACAACGGAGAAATACTCATAGACGGTCAAAACATCTATAACTTCGACGTACAGCAACTCCGTGCCAATATCGCACTGGTTCCGCAGGAAGTGTTGTTGTTTGGCGGCACCATCCGCGAGAACCTGTTATACGGCAAATTAGATGCTACGGAAGAAGAGCTGATATATGCCGCTAAAAAAGCAAATGCATGGGAATTTATTTCCAAATTCCCGGATGGACTGGAAACCATTGTGGGCGAACGCGGGGTGAAGTTATCCGGCGGACAACGGCAGCGAATTGCCATTGCCAGAGCAATATTAAAAGATCCGGCCATCTTGCTGTTAGATGAAGCGACCAGTGCTCTGGATGCAGAATCCGAAAAGCTGGTACAGGGCGCACTGGATAGTTTAATGGAAGGACGTACCACCATCATAATTGCTCACCGGTTATCTACGATAAGAAATGTAGATAAGATTCTTGTTTTAAATCACGGTATGATAGTGGAGGAAGGCAATCACCAGCAGCTTAGCAGGATGGAAGAAGGCTTGTACAGTAATTTGTTAAAACTGCAATATCAGTTAAACTGA
- a CDS encoding N-acetyltransferase, which yields MQSGLHSLDSDFSFQMYAALSGIDQDLWDSIDLNKPFFQSHAFLSAIENIHPEIQFRYVLVYKEGQVIAALYTQLLDFSFKNLVNYSEKTSNFLKVTFRDYMAEKKTKLLNLGNVFFTGDKGIICKSEGLLLPYIPQIFHKIYQSFKKNKPSAFLIANIYLEDEKKCLSFYNNAFHPFVTDPDIFMSIDSAWKDFDGYMDALSSKYRVRAKKVLTVSSGITSKNFSSEELRFHKTDLLKLYNNVVNHVAFNMAVLNIDFFEEMKSVYRERCSILGYFKDNELVSFVCLFNVDVDTMHVHYIGLDYGLNSEFKIYNRMLLDFVRIAIENKKKYIHFGRTATEIKTTIGAVPKPLHAYIKMNNGLVNASLPYFLKRIRPPEYTARNPFK from the coding sequence ATGCAGTCAGGCTTACATTCTTTAGATTCGGATTTTTCATTTCAGATGTATGCCGCTTTGTCGGGTATAGACCAGGATTTATGGGATTCCATAGATTTAAATAAACCCTTCTTTCAAAGCCATGCCTTTTTGAGTGCCATTGAAAATATTCATCCGGAAATCCAATTCAGATACGTACTGGTCTATAAAGAGGGGCAGGTCATTGCGGCGCTTTACACCCAACTTCTTGATTTCTCCTTTAAAAACCTGGTAAATTATTCGGAGAAGACATCAAACTTTCTAAAGGTTACATTCAGGGACTACATGGCTGAAAAGAAAACAAAGCTGCTCAATCTGGGGAATGTTTTTTTTACAGGCGACAAAGGGATTATTTGTAAATCGGAAGGATTGCTGCTGCCGTACATACCTCAGATTTTTCATAAAATATATCAATCCTTTAAAAAAAACAAACCCAGCGCCTTCCTGATTGCGAATATCTATTTGGAAGATGAAAAAAAATGCCTGAGTTTTTACAACAATGCATTCCACCCGTTTGTAACGGATCCCGATATATTTATGAGCATCGATTCAGCCTGGAAAGATTTTGACGGATATATGGATGCATTGTCCTCCAAATACCGCGTCAGGGCAAAAAAAGTGCTGACAGTCTCGTCCGGAATTACATCCAAAAACTTTTCATCCGAAGAGCTGCGTTTTCATAAAACGGATCTCTTGAAATTGTATAATAATGTGGTGAATCATGTCGCGTTCAACATGGCCGTTTTAAATATAGATTTTTTTGAGGAGATGAAATCGGTTTATCGGGAAAGGTGCAGTATCCTCGGTTATTTTAAGGATAATGAACTTGTCAGTTTTGTCTGTCTGTTTAATGTGGATGTAGATACGATGCATGTTCATTATATCGGGTTGGATTACGGTTTGAACAGTGAGTTCAAGATCTATAACCGTATGTTACTGGATTTTGTAAGAATTGCCATTGAAAATAAAAAAAAATATATCCATTTTGGCAGAACGGCAACGGAAATAAAAACAACGATAGGCGCAGTTCCCAAACCCTTGCATGCATATATAAAAATGAATAACGGGCTTGTGAATGCATCGTTGCCTTATTTCCTGAAGCGTATCAGGCCACCGGAATATACTGCGAGAAATCCATTTAAGTAA
- a CDS encoding rhomboid family intramembrane serine protease, with amino-acid sequence MMKKQLSIPVSFIFTIWVVNIFQFTFRLDFGYLGIYPRDSTTLFGIFTSPVIHGSWGHLLSNSIPLLVLGILLFFTYERIAIWVWVLNYILTGLMVWLFARDSYHIGASGIVYGLASFLLFSGFFRMDIKSIAVSSGIAIFYGGMVWGIFPLERGISWESHLFGGIVGLLLAFLFRNEFQDAFLKMHEEETDEDRKTFEDYLKEQERHKNDFT; translated from the coding sequence ATGATGAAAAAGCAATTATCCATACCAGTTTCCTTCATTTTCACCATTTGGGTGGTGAATATTTTCCAATTCACCTTTCGCTTGGATTTTGGGTATCTGGGAATTTATCCAAGAGACTCAACGACATTATTCGGAATTTTCACCTCACCCGTCATTCACGGAAGCTGGGGGCATTTGTTGTCCAACTCAATACCCTTATTGGTGCTGGGTATCTTATTATTCTTTACCTACGAACGGATAGCCATTTGGGTTTGGGTATTAAACTACATCTTAACGGGATTAATGGTCTGGTTGTTTGCCAGGGACTCCTACCATATAGGTGCCAGCGGAATCGTATACGGATTAGCTTCATTCCTGTTGTTCAGCGGTTTTTTCAGGATGGACATAAAATCCATTGCCGTTTCGAGCGGAATCGCCATATTTTATGGTGGAATGGTGTGGGGTATATTCCCGCTCGAAAGGGGAATATCCTGGGAATCCCATTTATTCGGCGGGATAGTTGGATTGCTTTTAGCCTTCCTCTTTAGAAACGAATTTCAAGACGCATTTTTAAAAATGCATGAAGAGGAAACGGACGAAGACAGAAAGACGTTTGAAGATTACCTGAAAGAACAGGAGCGACACAAAAACGATTTTACTTAA
- a CDS encoding FAD-binding oxidoreductase translates to MTPSKVDYIIIGQGIAGSMVAYFLLRQKKNILVIDELNLHSSSNIAAGVINPITGRRMVKSWMIDDLLPFAKSTYRELEKELNARFFFEMEIIKFFSSPDDIRIWESKQSNPEYTGYMGTITEINDETLHAPFQAGIIHQACWMDVPLFVKSFRNMLKKNHLLLEENFDQNLLKTDNLISYKEIVAENIIFCEGYKASLNPWFDFIPFTVAKGEHLIIRSDKLNQKEILNKNVFIIPKGNDIYNVGSTFSWDDLSDKVTETGRTELIGKLNRMIKCEYTIIDEKAAVRPTIRDRRPVIGRHPIFNNVYIFNGLGTKGVSLSPYFANHFVQYLAGNVHILPEISVNRFAV, encoded by the coding sequence ATGACACCATCTAAAGTCGATTATATCATAATAGGGCAGGGGATTGCAGGCAGTATGGTGGCCTATTTTCTGTTGCGTCAGAAAAAAAATATTTTAGTCATTGATGAACTCAACCTCCATTCTTCCTCTAATATAGCGGCGGGGGTAATTAATCCCATTACGGGAAGAAGGATGGTGAAATCATGGATGATAGATGATTTGCTGCCATTTGCGAAATCAACTTACAGGGAACTAGAAAAGGAGTTAAATGCCCGTTTTTTCTTCGAAATGGAAATTATTAAGTTTTTTTCCTCACCGGATGATATCAGGATATGGGAATCGAAACAGTCAAATCCTGAATATACTGGCTATATGGGTACTATTACTGAAATTAATGACGAAACCCTTCATGCACCCTTTCAGGCTGGAATCATTCACCAGGCATGCTGGATGGATGTCCCTCTGTTTGTAAAATCATTCCGGAATATGCTGAAAAAAAACCACCTGCTTCTGGAAGAAAATTTTGACCAGAATCTGCTGAAAACAGATAATTTAATCAGCTATAAGGAAATTGTGGCAGAGAATATCATCTTTTGTGAAGGATATAAAGCATCACTCAATCCCTGGTTTGATTTTATCCCGTTTACAGTAGCCAAAGGGGAACATCTGATTATCCGGTCAGATAAACTGAATCAAAAAGAAATTTTAAACAAGAACGTATTTATAATACCAAAAGGAAACGATATCTATAATGTTGGGTCTACATTTAGCTGGGACGATCTTTCTGATAAGGTAACGGAAACAGGCAGAACCGAGCTGATCGGTAAATTAAACAGGATGATTAAATGTGAATATACGATTATCGATGAAAAGGCGGCTGTTCGTCCCACCATCAGGGATAGAAGACCAGTTATTGGAAGGCACCCGATTTTCAATAATGTGTATATTTTTAATGGGTTAGGGACGAAAGGGGTATCACTGTCACCTTATTTTGCGAATCATTTTGTGCAGTATTTGGCGGGTAATGTTCATATTTTACCTGAAATTTCTGTCAATCGCTTTGCAGTTTGA
- a CDS encoding Re/Si-specific NAD(P)(+) transhydrogenase subunit alpha, with product MIIAVPKETKFKENRVALVPAVVKDLVAKGFSVNVEAGAGLNSFFNDEDYKNAGAAVVTEKNAVYAAADVVLKVNAPQADEIAQMKNGAVLISFMWAATNPDLVASCEKAGISAFSMDAVPRISRAQKMDALSSQANLAGYKAVLMCANQIGKILPMMTTAAGTIKPSKVVIFGAGVAGLQAIATAKRLGGIVEVSDIRPETKEQVQSLGGKFIEVKGDDTIKMEGGYVKGVSEEFLKKQQELVGKHVAEADIVITTALIPGRKAPLLVTEEMVKSMKFGSVILDMAVEQGGNVVGSKLNETIIVNGVTIIGEGNIPSLLPMNASDLYAKNIQTLLYHLATNDGFKWEMEEDITKGSLIVHNGVKVHPSVIQ from the coding sequence ATGATAATTGCCGTTCCAAAAGAAACCAAATTTAAAGAAAATCGAGTGGCATTAGTGCCGGCGGTCGTAAAAGATTTAGTTGCAAAAGGTTTTTCTGTAAATGTTGAAGCAGGAGCCGGGCTGAATTCATTCTTTAATGATGAAGATTATAAAAATGCCGGAGCTGCTGTTGTCACTGAAAAAAACGCCGTTTATGCTGCAGCCGATGTTGTTCTGAAAGTAAATGCGCCGCAGGCAGATGAAATTGCGCAGATGAAAAATGGAGCGGTGCTGATTTCATTCATGTGGGCCGCCACCAACCCTGATTTGGTAGCAAGCTGTGAAAAAGCAGGTATTTCCGCATTTTCTATGGATGCGGTTCCCCGTATTTCGCGTGCACAGAAAATGGATGCATTATCCTCACAGGCTAACTTAGCCGGTTATAAAGCGGTATTGATGTGCGCCAATCAAATTGGAAAGATATTGCCGATGATGACCACTGCGGCAGGTACCATCAAGCCATCTAAAGTGGTGATATTTGGTGCCGGTGTGGCCGGATTACAGGCTATCGCAACCGCTAAGCGATTGGGAGGAATTGTCGAAGTGTCGGATATTCGTCCAGAAACAAAAGAACAGGTGCAATCCTTAGGCGGTAAATTTATTGAAGTGAAAGGTGATGACACCATTAAAATGGAAGGCGGTTATGTTAAAGGCGTGTCCGAAGAATTTTTGAAAAAACAACAGGAGTTGGTCGGCAAGCATGTGGCGGAAGCGGATATCGTTATCACCACCGCCTTAATTCCGGGCAGAAAGGCGCCGTTACTGGTAACCGAAGAGATGGTGAAATCCATGAAATTCGGTTCCGTGATTCTAGATATGGCAGTAGAACAGGGTGGAAATGTGGTTGGCAGTAAATTAAATGAAACGATAATTGTTAATGGTGTAACCATCATCGGCGAAGGAAATATTCCGTCTTTACTGCCGATGAATGCCAGTGACCTGTACGCAAAAAATATTCAAACCCTGTTATATCACCTGGCGACCAATGACGGATTCAAATGGGAGATGGAAGAAGACATTACCAAAGGAAGCCTGATCGTTCACAATGGTGTTAAGGTGCATCCATCCGTAATTCAATGA
- a CDS encoding T9SS type A sorting domain-containing protein encodes MEHNQRFSASTQLKIVQSAIKSGTTPFTDGGYSFDDFNLYVAGKDVAMIDLSVRKINCTKNLTGQPITVRIKNNSGQVINNLPVFYKVGNNPTVSEVIAGPINSNDTATYVFNTLFSYSTPGSYSLKVWTSNPGDRYKQNDSINFAKIFVMPTIHEFPYYNDFESNNGNLFSDGINNSWVWASPVKFNMSNAAQDNKAWTTGINKGYNFNENSYLYLGCLDFTGFTSDPLISFHFISVMQAESDSAYVEYSTDGNTWNRLGCYNCGLNWYNGTHNKPYWDNIIFPWQTANTTVPLNLLNDSSSFIYRIHLLSDNFSVTEGLGIDDIHIVSDYQDIASKDSAYVSQVSTGNGWISFFRNGKLVADLYDDGKVLGNIALGYEASSTKHKDFNNKNILPRNWVIKPQNQVAGNYKLRLYVLNDEYTGFALAEDSINRMGDIGLLRYVGLNTNLDVVDNHVRAYYKYYTPDDIQFYPYLGGDYVELNTDTLGEFYLISTKEDADAIKNINLIDFAAQKINDDVYLEWKTSKEINSKDFVVQYSFDGITFIDIDTVPAGVISSNTTLYNFLHELNATVGVFYYRIKMIEYNNTVNYSLIDSVYFSANVGVLQNTSYVKAYISGEDIVVDFKNKVQLHSVVNIFNVSGQLQFSAKMLLANGPNPLGIKDFAKWSSGPYFLQIQTGELNYYSKLLKQ; translated from the coding sequence TTGGAGCACAATCAGAGATTTTCGGCTTCCACCCAATTGAAAATTGTACAATCTGCCATAAAATCCGGCACTACACCTTTTACGGACGGAGGTTATTCTTTTGATGATTTTAATTTGTATGTTGCCGGAAAGGATGTCGCTATGATTGACCTGTCTGTCCGAAAGATAAATTGTACAAAGAATCTTACAGGACAACCAATTACGGTCAGGATAAAGAACAACTCCGGACAGGTAATAAACAATCTTCCCGTTTTTTATAAGGTAGGCAATAATCCGACGGTCAGTGAAGTCATTGCAGGACCCATCAATTCCAATGATACGGCAACCTATGTATTTAATACGTTGTTTAGTTACAGTACACCTGGATCGTATTCTTTGAAAGTATGGACATCGAATCCCGGCGACAGGTATAAACAAAATGATTCCATTAATTTTGCTAAAATTTTCGTGATGCCTACTATTCATGAGTTTCCTTATTACAATGATTTTGAGTCCAATAACGGAAATCTGTTCTCTGATGGTATAAACAACTCATGGGTATGGGCTTCTCCTGTCAAATTTAACATGAGTAATGCCGCGCAGGATAATAAGGCATGGACAACCGGTATTAATAAAGGATATAACTTTAATGAAAACTCATACCTCTACCTGGGCTGTCTGGATTTTACAGGCTTTACATCTGACCCGTTGATTTCCTTCCATTTTATATCGGTGATGCAGGCGGAATCTGATTCTGCTTATGTGGAATATTCCACGGATGGTAATACCTGGAATCGCCTGGGTTGTTACAATTGTGGCTTGAACTGGTACAACGGAACGCATAACAAACCTTATTGGGATAATATTATTTTTCCGTGGCAAACGGCAAATACAACTGTTCCATTAAATTTACTGAATGACAGCAGCAGCTTTATATACAGGATTCATTTACTGTCTGATAATTTTTCGGTCACTGAAGGGTTGGGAATTGATGATATTCACATAGTTAGTGATTATCAGGATATCGCATCAAAAGATTCTGCCTATGTTTCACAGGTTTCGACAGGGAACGGCTGGATTTCCTTCTTCAGGAATGGTAAATTAGTGGCGGATCTGTATGATGATGGTAAAGTGCTCGGAAATATAGCTTTGGGCTATGAAGCCAGCAGTACCAAACATAAGGACTTTAACAATAAAAACATTCTGCCGCGCAACTGGGTGATTAAACCGCAAAATCAGGTGGCGGGGAATTATAAGCTTCGCCTGTATGTTTTGAATGATGAATACACCGGTTTTGCTTTAGCGGAAGATTCCATCAATCGTATGGGAGATATAGGTTTGTTGAGATACGTCGGCCTCAATACCAATTTGGATGTTGTGGACAATCATGTCAGGGCTTATTATAAATATTATACCCCGGACGATATTCAGTTTTACCCATATCTGGGGGGGGATTATGTGGAGCTAAATACAGACACGCTGGGGGAGTTTTACCTGATAAGCACCAAAGAAGATGCAGATGCCATCAAGAATATCAACCTGATTGATTTTGCAGCACAAAAGATTAATGACGATGTATACCTTGAATGGAAAACATCCAAAGAAATCAACAGCAAAGATTTTGTAGTGCAGTATTCTTTTGACGGGATTACATTCATCGATATTGATACCGTTCCGGCAGGCGTCATTTCAAGTAATACTACATTGTATAACTTCCTCCATGAATTGAATGCAACGGTTGGCGTATTTTATTACAGAATAAAAATGATCGAATACAACAATACCGTAAATTATAGCCTGATAGACTCTGTATATTTCTCTGCCAATGTCGGGGTTTTACAGAATACCTCTTATGTAAAAGCTTATATTTCCGGAGAGGATATTGTGGTGGACTTTAAAAATAAAGTTCAGCTGCATTCTGTAGTAAACATCTTCAATGTTTCCGGCCAGCTGCAGTTTTCTGCCAAAATGCTTTTGGCCAACGGCCCCAATCCGCTGGGGATAAAAGATTTCGCAAAATGGAGCAGCGGGCCTTATTTTCTGCAGATACAGACAGGGGAACTTAATTATTACTCGAAATTGCTGAAACAGTAA
- the mnmD gene encoding tRNA (5-methylaminomethyl-2-thiouridine)(34)-methyltransferase MnmD, whose translation MKPELVITKDGSASLYSIEFDEHYHSIHGALQESQHVFIQAGLLHKMKADISKSISILEIGFGTGLNALLTAIEAQDYQLRISYTAIERYPLELALYAQLNYGTILQNSTGELLFKTIYTSDWEMEMELSPGFALRKCKMNIEDIDFSNQFDLIYFDAFAPSAQPELWTKSVFDSMYAALKPGGILVTYCAKGEVKRTMKSAGFKVEPLPGPVGKREMTRAIKII comes from the coding sequence ATGAAACCAGAACTGGTTATTACAAAAGACGGAAGCGCTTCGCTGTACAGTATTGAATTCGATGAGCATTACCACTCCATTCACGGCGCCTTGCAGGAGTCGCAGCATGTGTTCATCCAGGCCGGATTACTGCATAAAATGAAAGCGGATATTTCTAAATCCATATCCATATTGGAAATAGGATTCGGTACCGGATTAAACGCTTTGTTGACTGCCATAGAAGCTCAAGATTACCAACTTCGAATAAGCTATACCGCTATTGAAAGATATCCCTTAGAGCTTGCATTGTACGCTCAGCTGAATTACGGGACGATACTTCAGAATAGTACCGGTGAATTGCTTTTTAAAACTATTTATACATCTGATTGGGAAATGGAAATGGAGTTATCCCCTGGTTTTGCACTCAGGAAATGTAAAATGAATATAGAAGACATAGATTTTTCGAATCAGTTCGATTTAATTTATTTTGATGCATTTGCACCTTCGGCTCAACCTGAATTATGGACAAAGTCTGTATTCGACAGTATGTATGCGGCGTTGAAACCAGGCGGAATATTAGTGACATATTGCGCAAAAGGAGAGGTGAAACGAACAATGAAAAGCGCCGGATTCAAAGTAGAGCCACTTCCGGGGCCTGTTGGTAAACGTGAAATGACCAGAGCAATCAAAATTATATGA
- a CDS encoding S8 family serine peptidase, with protein sequence MLPYVAGVLGAEGNYFQRYSIAPRSNLFYWDVANDIVKEVADGKSTYAVDISNHSYNFAPTNCYESGLYIPEASDLDKAANQHPTLLPIVAVGNTAVGCVVTDTFSSVDIGFQGCKNSITVGWLFPNERIIENSGRGPTADGRLKPELVAKGFQVGTVGPNNAIPAIAYGSSFAAPQVAGLAALIHQKYRQQFGAFPNASLVKALLCNTARDLGNPGPDYIFGFGIPNILKAIVSLDNNQFFEDNVSQGVFKTHDIVVPSGMLNLNVTADWTDKEGSPIASKALVNDLDLKLVTPAGDTVLPWLLNPMQYKNTATRGVDNLNNIEQVTVSFPQAGTYQIVVKGSNVPFGPQDYSVTYAFQKREIEITHPNGGEFLDAGSSSVIKWIRNGIDSLCKIQFSSDSGDMAECCKQLSIFQSNL encoded by the coding sequence ATGCTACCTTATGTGGCCGGGGTTTTAGGTGCGGAAGGTAATTATTTTCAGCGCTATTCCATTGCACCAAGATCTAATTTGTTTTATTGGGATGTGGCAAATGATATAGTGAAGGAAGTTGCTGATGGAAAATCGACGTATGCCGTTGACATATCCAACCACTCTTACAACTTTGCTCCAACGAATTGCTACGAATCCGGATTGTATATTCCGGAAGCATCGGATCTGGATAAGGCGGCTAATCAGCATCCTACATTATTGCCGATTGTAGCCGTGGGAAATACGGCTGTCGGTTGTGTGGTGACGGATACCTTCAGTTCTGTAGATATTGGATTCCAGGGATGTAAAAACTCCATCACGGTCGGGTGGTTGTTTCCCAATGAACGAATCATTGAGAACAGCGGGAGAGGGCCTACCGCTGATGGTCGGTTGAAACCGGAATTGGTGGCAAAAGGATTTCAAGTCGGGACCGTTGGCCCAAACAATGCCATCCCTGCCATTGCATACGGTTCTTCTTTTGCGGCACCTCAGGTGGCAGGCCTGGCAGCATTGATTCACCAAAAGTACAGGCAGCAATTCGGCGCTTTTCCAAACGCTTCGCTGGTCAAGGCGTTGCTCTGCAATACAGCCAGAGATTTAGGGAACCCGGGACCTGATTATATCTTCGGATTTGGAATTCCAAATATTTTAAAGGCTATTGTATCACTGGATAATAATCAGTTTTTTGAAGATAATGTCAGTCAAGGTGTTTTTAAAACTCATGACATCGTTGTTCCTTCCGGAATGTTGAATTTGAATGTGACTGCAGATTGGACAGATAAAGAGGGCAGCCCAATTGCCTCTAAGGCGTTAGTGAATGATCTCGATTTGAAGCTTGTAACACCTGCAGGTGATACGGTGCTGCCATGGCTATTGAATCCTATGCAGTATAAGAATACAGCAACCAGAGGTGTTGATAATTTGAATAACATTGAACAGGTTACGGTTAGTTTTCCGCAGGCAGGCACCTATCAGATTGTTGTGAAAGGAAGTAATGTTCCGTTTGGGCCCCAGGATTATTCGGTTACGTATGCTTTCCAAAAGAGAGAGATTGAAATCACTCATCCCAATGGCGGTGAATTCCTGGATGCAGGTTCCTCTTCAGTTATTAAATGGATCAGAAACGGCATAGATTCATTGTGTAAAATTCAATTTTCGTCAGACAGCGGAGATATGGCAGAGTGTTGCAAACAATTATCAATTTTCCAGTCAAACTTATAA